Part of the Cohnella candidum genome, CCCATCATACCACATATTCCCTACAATGAGACCACACACAAAGGAGGAGAGAATCTTGACCCTGCAAAAAGAAGAGATTTTGTCGGCTTATAACTTCCGCCATGCATGCAAGGAATTTGATCCCGACCGGAAAATAACCGACGAGGATTTCGCCTTCCTGCTCGAAACGGCCCGCTTGTCCCCGAGCTCCTACGGCTTCGAACCGTGGAAAATCGCGGTGCTGCAGGATCCCGTCATCCGGGAGAAGCTTCGGCCTTATTCCTGGGGCGCCCAGAAGCAGCTGCCGACCGCCAGCCATTTCGTACTGTTCCTCGCCCGTACGCGGGATGCACTCATGCCGGGATCCGAACACATTCGCCATATGGTCGAGGATGTACAAAAGCTGCCTCCGGAAGCCGTC contains:
- a CDS encoding NAD(P)H-dependent oxidoreductase, yielding MRPHTKEERILTLQKEEILSAYNFRHACKEFDPDRKITDEDFAFLLETARLSPSSYGFEPWKIAVLQDPVIREKLRPYSWGAQKQLPTASHFVLFLARTRDALMPGSEHIRHMVEDVQKLPPEAVENKKRVYRKFLESDFELLDTDRAVWDWAGKQAYIALGNMMTAAALIGIDSCPIEGFEHEPVERILREEGIADGEQLRLVCMVGFGFRVREPRPKTRQSIEEIVTWR